Genomic segment of Verrucomicrobium sp.:
TGCCCAGCTCGGCCCGGTTTTCGCCGGTGCCGGCGGCCAGGGCCAGGGGAAGGCCGGGACCGGTCATCGCCGCGACCAACTCGCGCGTGGCTTGCGCCAACGCCCGGCTGTGCGAAACAAGAACGATCCCGACCATTTCCCTTAGCTTACGCGCCCGCGACGGTTTCCGCCAAGGCCTGAAGCAGCAGGACGGAGGAGGAGGCGCCCGGGTCGGCGTGGCCCGCGCTGCGCTCGCCCAAGTAGCTGGCGCGGCCCTTGCGGGCGACGAGCGGGATGGTGGCCTCCGCGCCCTTCTGCGCCGCCTCGACGGCGGCCTTCACGGCCTGCGCCAGGGGCGCGGGAGCCTTGAGGGCCTCGATGGCGGGCTGCAGGGCGTCGACCATCGTCTTGTCCTGGAGGACGGCCTTGCCGAGGTTGGTGATGCCCTTGAGGCCCGCCTCGAAGGAGGCGGCCAGCTCGGCCTGGGTCAGAGCGGCCTTGTCCTTGGCCGGTCCGGCGGCCTGGAGGAAGAAGCTGCCGTAGAGGGGGCCGCTGGCCCCCCCGACGGTGGAGATCAGGGTCATGGCAACCGTCTTGAAGAGGGTGCCGATGTCCTTGCCGGCCAAGCCGGGCAGCTTCCCTTCCACGGCGTGGAAACCACGGGCCATGTTGGCCCCGTGGTCGCCGTCGCCGATGGCCGAGTCGAGCGCGGTCAGCCGCTCCTTGTTCTGCTCCATGGCGGCCGCGGCGCGGCCCAGCCACTGGACGACCTGTTCTGCGGTGAGGGTGTCGCTCATTCTTTAGACGCCCCAGCGCAGGCCCGCAGTGTGGACGGGAGCGTCCCACAGCTTGGTGAGTTCCGCGTCCAGCTTGAGGAGGGTGATGGAAACGCCCGCCATTTCCAGGCTGGTGATGTAGGGGCCGACGAGGTGGCGCGTCACCTTCAGGCCGGCGGCGGCGGCGATCTCCGCGGCCTTCCGATAGACGATGTATTGCTCGATGAGCGGCGTGCCGCCCAGGCCGTTGACGAAGAGGAGGACCTCGTCGCCCGACTTGAAGGGCAGGTCGGAGAGGATCGGCTTCATGAGCATGTCGACGACCTCGTCCGCGGGGGCCAGCTTCACGCGCTTGCGGCCCGGCTCGCCGTGGATGCCGACGCCGATCTCCATCTCGTCCTCCGGGAGGTCGAAGGTGGGCTTACCCGCGTGAGGCACGGTGCAGGAGGTGAGGGCCATGCCCATGCTGCGGACCTGGGCGTTGACCTTCTTGGCGATGGCGGTGACTTCCGCCAGGGAGGCGCCGGCTTCCGCCGCCGCGCCCGCGATCTTTTCCATGAGGACGGTGCCGCCGACGCCGCGGCGCCCGGCCGTCCAGGTGCTGTTCTCGACCGCCACGTCGTCGTCGACGACGACGCTCTCCACCTCGATGCCTTCGGCGCGGGCCAGGTCGGCGGCCATCTGGAAGTTCATCACGTCGCCGGTGTAGTTCTTGACGATGTGCAGGACGCCCTTGCCGCCGTTGACGGCCTTGGTCGCGGCCTCCATCTGGTCCGGCGTGGGGCTGGTGAAGACGGCGCCGGGACACGCGGCGTCGAGCATGCCCTTGCCGACGAAGCCGCCGTGCAGGGGCTCGTGGCCGGCGCCGCCGCCGGAGACGATGGCCACCTTCTTGGCCGGACCGCCCGCACGCGCGATGTAGGCGGGCTCGTAATTGACTTTAAGGATGTCCGCGTGGGCCTTTTCCATGCCCCGGAGGGCTTCGACGACCACGTTTTCAGGCGAGTTGATCAGCTTTTTCATGGCTTTCTTTCGGGTTGGGGGTTGTGAGCGGGAAAAATTGGGAAAAAAAAGGGGCGCCCGCCGTAGCGGGCGCCCCCGGAGTCGCCGGTTAGACGACGTTAACGAACCTCAGGATATACGCGGCCAGGCCGGCGCCGACGAGCGGCCCGACGACCGGGACCAGGGCATAGCCCCAATCCGAGCTGCCCTTGCCGGGAATCGGCAGAAGGGCGTGGGCGATGCGGGGCCCAAGGTCACGCGCGGGGTTGATGGCGTAACCGGTGGTGCCGCCCAGCGAGAGGCCGATGCCCCACACCAAAGCGCCCACCAGGAAGGGCCCGAGGCCAACGGCCAAGCCGGTGGCGGAAACCGCCTTGGAGAAGATCGCCACGACGCCCAAAACGAGGACGGCGGTGCCGATTGCTTCGCTGACCAGGTTCCAGAAGGTGGAACGGATGGCCGGCCCGGTGGAGAAGACGCCCAGCTTGAGGCCGGCGTCTTCCGTCACGCGCCAATGCGGATAGTTGTGAAGGAACACCAGGATCGCCCCGACGAACGCGCCCAGGAACTGGGCGGGAACGTAGGTGGACAACTTGCTGAAGTCCCCGGAGAGGACGGCCAGGCCGAAGGTAACGGCCGGGTTCAGGTGGGCGTCCGCACTGCCGAAGGCGGTGGCGGTGAACACGCCGACCATGACCGCGAAGGCCCAGCCGGTGGTGATCACGATCCACCCGGAGTTCTGGCCCTTCGACCGGTTCAGCAGCACGTTGGCGACCACGCCGTCACCGAGGAGAACCAAGACGAGGGTTCCCATGAATTCACCTAGAAAAGGCGACATATTTGTTTTTCTGTTTGGGTTTTCCGGGACTCTTTAGAAGTCGACGATCGTGCGGACGCCCAGGATCAGGATGTCCGAGCGGGCCGAGTCGCCACGGGGGTTGAAGATGGCCTGGAAGTCAGGCTGGATCTTGAACCAGGGGGTGACGGCGTACTGGTAGTCGAGTTCGACGACGGTTTCACCACCCAGGGGGGCACCGGTCGGGTTGACGGCGGTGTTGTAGTCCTGGTTGCCGCCGGAGCGGTTGTAGATGAAGCCGAAGCCGATTTTGTCGATCGGGCGGCTGGAGAACGGACCGGTGTAACGGCCGCCCGTCATGAACTCATACTCGTAAGCATTGCGGTCCCCGGGAGCGCCGATGTTGTAGACGAAGAGGTCGAGGCCCTTGGTGGTGTCCAGCTTGCCGTTGGACAGCCGCGGGTGGTAGACGCTCTTGGTCGCTTCCGCGTAGATGTTGTAGTCGTTGTTGAAGGTCTGCGTGCCGGTGGCGGTATAGCCGGTGTAGTCGGTGTTCCGACGGCCGTAGTTGCCGCCGATCTTGTAGAGGCCGGCGTAGTCGGTCTTCTGCTCCTGGTAGCCCACCTCAAAGGCGTAAGTCTCGCCGTAGTTGAAGTAGTTGCTGTAGTGCACGCCGTCGTCATCCGGATCGCGGTAGCCGTTGGAGGGCGTGAAGACGCCCGCCTTGGCATAGAGGCCCGGGGTGATGTCGCGCAGGTCCAGGCTCAGCTCGGCGCCGGGGCGGCCGTTCGGGCTGAAGGACTGGCCGGTGGGGAACAGCGCGTTCGGGGCGTAGCCCAATTCGTCGTTCATCAGGATGTCGAAGAAGCCGGTGGAACCGAAGTCGTTGACCGCGGCCAGCTGACCGACCTTGATCTTCACGCGGCTTTCGAAGAGCCCCTGCTGGTACCAGGCCTGGTCGAGGCGGAGGGACTCCGTACCCGCGATGGAGCTGGTGAGCGTGTTGACGTTCAGGTAGTTGCCGGAGAGGTTCCGTCCGTACTGGTAGATGCCGGTGACGAAGAACTCGCCGTCGAAGTCGGCCAGCTTCTTCAGGTCGATGTCGACCGACCCGCGCTGACGCCCGAAGTAGGTGGCGTGCTGACCGCCCGCGCTGCCGCCGCCGGTGACGTTCCCCAGGAAGTCGCCGATGTTGTTCATGCCGAAGGTGACGCCCTGGTCTTCCAGCTTGGTGCGCTCGCCGCCCCAGTCGCCGGTCAGGTACTTGCGGTGCCAGATGTCGTCACCGGTGCCCGCGACGGCCAGTTCCTTGGCGTCGGTCGAGTCGGTGGTGGTCGTCGTGCCGGCCACGAGCGGCGCGGCGTTCAGGGCGAGGAGGGCCAGCGCGGCGGAGCCGAGACGGGCCCAGAGCGCCTTCTTGGGGAAGGAGCCATGCGGGGGGTGGTGTTTCATCAGGGTAGTCCTACGGTTTGTTGGTGTTGTTGGGTGGGTTGGTTGGGTTTCTGCGAAATTGAAGAAAGACGCAAATGCCGGAATCGAGGCCTTAGGGTTTAGTGGAGGACGTAGCCCTGGACAAGCTTTTGATACGCCTCGACCTGGTTTTTTTGCCAGGCCTCGTCACGGCCCAATTCGGCCGCCAAGAGGCGCGCCACCTCGGGCGCGGCCTCTCCGGAAGCGCGCGCGTCGAGCAGCAGGGCGCGCGTACGCCGGGCCAGGATGTCTTCCACCGTGCGGGCGTGCTCGTGGCGGGCGGCCCAGACGACTTCCGCGCGGCGGTAGGGCAGGCGGGCGTGCAGGAGCCCTTCCAGCCCCGGCTCCGTGTGGGCCAGGGCGGCGATGGCGGGGGCGTCGCTGCCGTAGACGTGCTCGATGTCCGGCGCGGCGCCGGGGGCGGGCTCCATCCACCCGTGCAGGTGAAGGCCGGCGGTGACCGACTTCCGCGCGGCGAACCCGGCGGCTTCTTCCAGGTGGTTGACGGCATCCTCGCCCATGTGGCGGTAGGTGGTCCACTTGCCGCCGGTGATGGTGACCAGGCCCGCGCCGCTGGTGACGATGGTGTGGTCGCGGGAAAGCTGCTTGGTGCTCTGCCCCTCCCCCGCTTTCACCAACGGGCGCAGGCCGGAGAAAATGGAAAGGACGTCGCCGCGGCCGACGGGGCGGTCCAGGTATTTGGAGGCGTGATGGAGGAGGAACTCGACCTCTCCCTCCTGGGCGCGCGGCTCCAGGACGGGCTTGGGCACGCCCAAATCGGTGGTGCCGACGACGACGCGGCCGTGCCACGGCACGCCGAAGAGGACGCGCCCGTCTTCCGTCTTGGGAATCATGAGGGCGTCCCGCGAGGGCAGGAAGGAGCGGTCCAGGACAATGTGGGTGCCCTGGCTGACGGAGAGCATCTCGGAAACGCCGGCGTCGTCCAAGCGGCGGACCTGGTCGGTGAAGATGCCGGTGGCGTTGAGGACGGCGCGGGCCTTCACCTCGTATTCGCGGCCCGTTTCCTCGTCCCGCAGGCGCACGCCGGAGATCTTGCCGCCGCTCTTCACGAAGCCGGTGGCCGTCGTGTAGTTGAGGGCGGTGCCGCCCTGGTCCTCGAAGGTGCGCAGGAGGGCGACGGCCAGGCGCGTGTCGTCGAACTGCCCGTCGTGGTAGGAGACGCCGCCGCGCAGGTCCTTCTGCTTGACCGTGGGCAGGCGGCGGATGGTCTCCGCGCGGCTCAGAACGTGGGAGTGGCCCAGGCTGAGGCGGCCCGCGGCGGCCATCAGCTCGTAGATCTCCAGGCCGAAGCCGTAGAAGGCCTTTTCCCACCAACGGTAGGCGGGGATGATGAAGCTGAGGGGCCGCACCAGGTGCGGCGCGTTGCGGATCATCAGCCCGCGCTCGCGCAGCGCGCTGTAGACCAGGGCGATGTTTCCCTGCTGCAGGTAGCGGACGCCGCCGTGGGCCAGCTTGGTGGCGCGGCTGGAGGTCGCCTTGGCGAAGTCGACCTGCTCGACGAGCAGGGTCCGGTACCCGCGCGAAGCCGCCTCCACGGCGGACCCCAGCCCTGTCGCTCCGCCGCCAATGATGAGGACGTCCCAGGGGGACGGGTCTTCCAGGCGGCGAAACAGATCGGGGCGGGGGTCGCTCATGGGGGGGATCGCGGGGGGAACTTTCTTAGGCGCTGGCTTCCCAGCCCTTGGAGCGTTCCAGGGCCTTGCTCCACTGGGCGCGGAGCGCGGCGCGCTGGTCGGACTTCATGGTCGGCTCGAAGCGGTGGTCAACCTTCCACTGGGAGGCGATCTCCTTCGAGTCCTTCCAGTATTCGACGGCCAGGCCCGCCAGGTAGGCGGCGCCCAGGGCGGTCGTCTCCGTCACGGCGGGGCGGACGACGGGCACGCCCAGGATGTCCGCCTGGAACTGCATGAGCAGGTTGTTGGCGCAGGCGCCGCCGTCGACGCGCAGCTCCTTGAGCTTGATCTTGGCGTCGCTCTCCATGGCCTGGAGGACGTCGGCCGTCTGGAAGGCGATGGCCTCCAGCGCGGCGCGGGCGATGTGGGCGGCGGTGGAGCCGCGGGTCAGGCCGGCCAGGGTGCCGCGGGCATACTGGTCCCAATGCGGCGCGCCGAGGCCCGCGAAGGCGGGAACCAGATAGACGCCGCCGTTGTCCGGCACCTTGGCGGCCAGGGCCTCCACGTCGCTCGACTTCTGGATGATGCCCAGGCCGTCGCGCAGCCACTGGACCACGGCGCCGGCGATGAAGATGCTTCCTTCCAGGGCGTACTCCGTCTTGCCGCCGACTTTCCAGCCGACGGTGGTGAGGAGGTTGTTCTTGGAGAGCATCGGCTTGGTGCCGGTGTTCATCAGCATGAAGCAGCCGGTGCCGTACGTGTTCTTCACCATGCCTTCCTGCGTACAGGCCTGGCCGAAGAGGGCGGACTGCTGGTCGCCCGCCGCGCCGGCGATGGGGACGCCGTGGTATTCGCCGTAGACCTCGCTATTGGAGACCACCTTGGGCAGGAGGGCCCGGGGCACCTTGAGGATGTCGAGCAGCTCGTCGTCCCAGTCGCCCTTCTCGATGTTGAAGAGCATGGTGC
This window contains:
- the glpK gene encoding glycerol kinase GlpK, with translation MKYILAIDQGTTSSRAIVFDHDGAIKSVAQKEFTQFFPQPGWVEHDANEIWATQSGVLTEAINAAGLSYKDIAAIGITNQRETTLVWDRKSGQPIHKAIVWQDRRTSSFCDQLKKEGKQEVIQKKTGLVIDAYFSGSKVRWLLDNVPGAREKAEKGELAFGTIDSWLVWKMTDGKAHVTDVSNASRTMLFNIEKGDWDDELLDILKVPRALLPKVVSNSEVYGEYHGVPIAGAAGDQQSALFGQACTQEGMVKNTYGTGCFMLMNTGTKPMLSKNNLLTTVGWKVGGKTEYALEGSIFIAGAVVQWLRDGLGIIQKSSDVEALAAKVPDNGGVYLVPAFAGLGAPHWDQYARGTLAGLTRGSTAAHIARAALEAIAFQTADVLQAMESDAKIKLKELRVDGGACANNLLMQFQADILGVPVVRPAVTETTALGAAYLAGLAVEYWKDSKEIASQWKVDHRFEPTMKSDQRAALRAQWSKALERSKGWEASA
- the dhaL gene encoding dihydroxyacetone kinase subunit DhaL, whose translation is MSDTLTAEQVVQWLGRAAAAMEQNKERLTALDSAIGDGDHGANMARGFHAVEGKLPGLAGKDIGTLFKTVAMTLISTVGGASGPLYGSFFLQAAGPAKDKAALTQAELAASFEAGLKGITNLGKAVLQDKTMVDALQPAIEALKAPAPLAQAVKAAVEAAQKGAEATIPLVARKGRASYLGERSAGHADPGASSSVLLLQALAETVAGA
- a CDS encoding aquaporin family protein, which encodes MSPFLGEFMGTLVLVLLGDGVVANVLLNRSKGQNSGWIVITTGWAFAVMVGVFTATAFGSADAHLNPAVTFGLAVLSGDFSKLSTYVPAQFLGAFVGAILVFLHNYPHWRVTEDAGLKLGVFSTGPAIRSTFWNLVSEAIGTAVLVLGVVAIFSKAVSATGLAVGLGPFLVGALVWGIGLSLGGTTGYAINPARDLGPRIAHALLPIPGKGSSDWGYALVPVVGPLVGAGLAAYILRFVNVV
- a CDS encoding glycerol-3-phosphate dehydrogenase/oxidase, which codes for MSDPRPDLFRRLEDPSPWDVLIIGGGATGLGSAVEAASRGYRTLLVEQVDFAKATSSRATKLAHGGVRYLQQGNIALVYSALRERGLMIRNAPHLVRPLSFIIPAYRWWEKAFYGFGLEIYELMAAAGRLSLGHSHVLSRAETIRRLPTVKQKDLRGGVSYHDGQFDDTRLAVALLRTFEDQGGTALNYTTATGFVKSGGKISGVRLRDEETGREYEVKARAVLNATGIFTDQVRRLDDAGVSEMLSVSQGTHIVLDRSFLPSRDALMIPKTEDGRVLFGVPWHGRVVVGTTDLGVPKPVLEPRAQEGEVEFLLHHASKYLDRPVGRGDVLSIFSGLRPLVKAGEGQSTKQLSRDHTIVTSGAGLVTITGGKWTTYRHMGEDAVNHLEEAAGFAARKSVTAGLHLHGWMEPAPGAAPDIEHVYGSDAPAIAALAHTEPGLEGLLHARLPYRRAEVVWAARHEHARTVEDILARRTRALLLDARASGEAAPEVARLLAAELGRDEAWQKNQVEAYQKLVQGYVLH
- a CDS encoding carbohydrate porin → MKHHPPHGSFPKKALWARLGSAALALLALNAAPLVAGTTTTTDSTDAKELAVAGTGDDIWHRKYLTGDWGGERTKLEDQGVTFGMNNIGDFLGNVTGGGSAGGQHATYFGRQRGSVDIDLKKLADFDGEFFVTGIYQYGRNLSGNYLNVNTLTSSIAGTESLRLDQAWYQQGLFESRVKIKVGQLAAVNDFGSTGFFDILMNDELGYAPNALFPTGQSFSPNGRPGAELSLDLRDITPGLYAKAGVFTPSNGYRDPDDDGVHYSNYFNYGETYAFEVGYQEQKTDYAGLYKIGGNYGRRNTDYTGYTATGTQTFNNDYNIYAEATKSVYHPRLSNGKLDTTKGLDLFVYNIGAPGDRNAYEYEFMTGGRYTGPFSSRPIDKIGFGFIYNRSGGNQDYNTAVNPTGAPLGGETVVELDYQYAVTPWFKIQPDFQAIFNPRGDSARSDILILGVRTIVDF
- the dhaK gene encoding dihydroxyacetone kinase subunit DhaK, producing MKKLINSPENVVVEALRGMEKAHADILKVNYEPAYIARAGGPAKKVAIVSGGGAGHEPLHGGFVGKGMLDAACPGAVFTSPTPDQMEAATKAVNGGKGVLHIVKNYTGDVMNFQMAADLARAEGIEVESVVVDDDVAVENSTWTAGRRGVGGTVLMEKIAGAAAEAGASLAEVTAIAKKVNAQVRSMGMALTSCTVPHAGKPTFDLPEDEMEIGVGIHGEPGRKRVKLAPADEVVDMLMKPILSDLPFKSGDEVLLFVNGLGGTPLIEQYIVYRKAAEIAAAAGLKVTRHLVGPYITSLEMAGVSITLLKLDAELTKLWDAPVHTAGLRWGV